In Vigna angularis cultivar LongXiaoDou No.4 chromosome 8, ASM1680809v1, whole genome shotgun sequence, the DNA window CTATAGACATGGGGTTAGAATTACTTTAAAGAGTATTTCTAGGAACactaaattaaataagataactTATAAGGAATAAAGGGTAGTGTAATTGAGTGAGAGAAGCCAAGATCAATCTTAGCATCTTAATCAACATCacttatcttcttttttatgaaaactttttttCAAACTATCAAAcctttatcattattttattacaaactCGAGTTGattatatattactattttatgaAGCCAAATTCTTATGGATAAGACCTTATTATGCTAGAATCGAACTAGTTCACTTGTTCGATAAATTTACACCCTTAACCGGGAAGTCAACACTAAcctaattatataattaataactaattAGATGTAGGTAAATCTGTAATATACCATTGAGATTTCAATGTGGATATACCATTAGGACTTAATTTGAGAGGGATGTAATCCTTTAggatgagaaaaaataaaaacaagatataaaaggaaacaaaatatgGATTAAGGAAGAACATTATATTAACAACACGCCACCTTTAGTTTGTAACATTCTCCTGCATCTTGGGGGTTGACTTTGACTATTATGATGCAAGAATGGTCCTCGAAGAGAAACTTCATGGCTATATCTAGCGTAGAAACCACAACTCTGATTTAGTTTAGTGTTCTACTGCCTATGAGGACAATCTAAgagatattaatatatatatatatatatataagtaattgTAATGGGTTAGTAGGCCTCTGGTGCTCTGAAAGTGGTCAAATAAATCCATACATCCTCTTGTATGAACTCTATCTTTGGCAAAATCTAGTAAAGATTCTGAGTGTGTTGTATCATCTCAGAAGGAATGTCCAATTTCTTAAACACATGCCAAAATAGGACGTCGCCCAAACTGCCTTAGTCAATCAATACCTTTTAGACTCACCCACTTAGCAACAGTGGCAGTGACGACCATTGGATCATCTTGGTTAGGATCATTAATGCAAAAAATTTCATTAGTGAATGAAATAAGAGGCAGGCTTCTTGGATGAAACCTCCCCCATTGAGTTTATGCTCCTCATATATTGTCTGAGTTCTTAACAATTAATTGTTGCCACATGTTTCTCACATCAAATTAATGTTGCTTCCTGAATTGTTTGTGTTGGTCCAATAGTTgctgaatttgatttttaatggTACCCATGGAGTTCAGATTATTTTTGCATGTTGTTTAAGAAGTTCCAGTTTGCTAGTAGTGATAGGTGAGTGAGGTCCGGGATTACTTTATCAAGGCCTCATGGTAGATGCCAAATGTTCTTATTAGATCTGGGATCTGAGGTTTGTAAGACACATGGAAAAATCCTAAGAGTTCTTTTGATGAGTAGGCCCACCTTAACGGAGGAAGATTCGCCTACAAATGACTATACAAAAGGGTTAgtaaaaaacaacaataaaaaagataaagatcaataatagattaaagaaaaaaataacaaaagataaaaagaaacaaatgtataaagagatttaaaaggataaaaataattataaagaaaataagttgattttattgccttttcaaaataggattctatcattggttatctaaaaattattttttagttaattattgtcttagattttcaaattaatcaatgtaaattgtTAATTAACTTGTTGGCGTTCTCActattaaccaaagtacattctcaattaaaagcaaTAACTTTGTAGATTAATCCTAGttaatttaaccaaagtacattctcaattaaatattactatgcttaatcatgtctattcttttacctcttatatcaagtaaaaaactaattaatcaaagtacattcttgattaattcttcTTAAAGTTTTCATCTTTaatcaaaatacattctcaattattggcaaaaacacatttattcaatcacatgaaagtttctaactttaatcaaagtaaattctcaattaaaaataaaaacccttggactcatatgattgatatgttatgtacCTTTAACATCATGCTAAATTGCTACAATGTAAAAGtaattacttttacttgattaagaagcaaaagacatagataaaaataaatcacaacaagaatcaaaagaagaaacaaatttattcatttaaccTCATAATTCAGTTAAGAAATTACAGTAAAATCAACTCCAGAGGCTTAACACTCCACGAAATGtagaaataatatgaaaatagaagaagagatGATGGAAAACATGAGAGAATAGAGGGGGGATGAAATTTGAACCCACCAAAGGATTGTTATGAAGGAAGGAGAAGTTGAAACTGAAAAAGGAAAGGTTATAAAGCTTAAAAGAATGGTTTCTAAAATGTTGTTTCCCTCCTAAAGGTCATGACCCTTGACTCTTCGTCTCTTTTCATTAAGCCAACAAAATGGTGACATATCAACAAAGAAGTTTTGCATTTAATGTAAAAGTGCACTATATGCTTAAAGGCGATCATTTTTCAAAACATCTCATTAATGTTGCATTAAAATCTAAGAAGAGTGTTCAACAAGACAAAACTTAAAAGATTGCCCAAATATCTTTAAGTTTGAATATAGACTCATTAAGCACGACTATTCTACCTGCTCATAAGTTAGCTTAAGCCTAACTAAAAGGTCGATCAGTCATAATAAAGTTTTCTCCATTTGTGTGAATAAGTTGGATGCAACTCGACTAAAGAAGAGTTGTCGTCTAATGAGATAAGATAAAGTGTTGGTCAAACTTCTCCAAAGAGAGAGTTTAATGCACTTTTAAAGCTCGATCGCAAAGATCATTTAtgacatatataatatttatttatcatctCTTTAGATAGTCGGGTTTAACTGTAACATCTGAtcttattcaatataaaaagtcACCGTGAAACATTACAAACTTAAACTAATCACTTTGATCTATAAACTCTTACTTTAAGTATGAGAAATTTtatgagaaatttttttaaaagtagatCTTCCTTCGTTAATGTCCATCCACTTTATAAAAACACTCAAAATTTTGCCACATGTCTTACTTACCTCGGATTCCAGGCCGGTAAGAACAATTATATACGTATATCTTTACATTTGCTTATTTACCCTTAAGAAGAACTATTAAAGAAGATATTTGAGAGCAAATACAAAACCAACTTTAAAGACACCAAAAGAAAATTGCCACTCTCCAACGAACCTACCCCACTAGTCATTCTAGGCTCTTTTACCACCAAAGTTCTTTTGTTTGGTAGACCACCCACAAAAAATTTGTATCTTCATACACACTGAAccaacatttaaaaaaacacGTATCACACAAGGCCACGTCTCCCACAACGTTATATTCTATTATTCTTCCAACAACTTTCCCTTCAACGAGAAATTTCTCGTTTCACCCTTTTTCTTCTGATTTCTTAATCACCACTCTTCTTTTACCTCGTTTCACTCAGACAAATCCAGTTGTCGCTGGCCAGATCCACCCCCTGCCACTATAAACACAAGTACCTTCCTTTGTACTCGGTCGTGTCCAAAGCACTTCTTTTGCCGTAAACATTGTTCAATCAAATAATATCCTCTTCGCTGTATCTAACACAGTAGAGCTTCTTTTCCTTGTAACTTGCTACAAGTTTTGTCATTGTCACCAACACCCTTGTAAATCAAGTTCGAAAACTCCCATATTTTTTGCTGGATTTTTGTTTGTGACTACTACAGATGAAAAAAAGGGCTTCTGGGATTTTGAAGTTGATAGCTGCAGTGAGGGCAATGGCCAAGTCAAAAGCTTTGGCTCTGAAGTCCAGGACGAACGCCATGAAAGCTCGATTGGTTATATTCTCGCTTGTGATGAACAAGAGGTATGTGATGAGCACCATTTCTGATAAGTTCCAATCTCTTgggcatcatcatcatcattcacGTGTTAAAGAAGTTCAAGATGTTGTTGATAGCGTTGAGAACAAATGCACCGTGGTGGTCAATGACAGTGCACACTTAAGTGAGGTTGTTTCCGATGTTGTTCCTGGTGAGACCCTTGTGGTAGTGGAGGACAAgaatgattatgattatgatgatGGTGAATGTGAATGTTACAACGATGAtgaatatgatgatgatgatgatggcaACAAGTACCCGGATCTTACACACACAATGTTTGAGTCAGAGGATTCGGATATTGGAGGGTCTGTTATTGAAATGGTGAAGAGTTCAAAGGAAGAAGCAGGGCAAGAGTTCAAGATGGAGGATGAAATTGACCACATGGCTGACCTTTTCATCAGGAAATTCCGCAGGCAAATCTTGCTGCAGAAACAAGATTCTCTTAACAGGAACAATGAGATGCAGAAGTTGCTTGAAAGTTGAAACttgtattcaaattttttttgtatgttgTAGGGGTGAAACCTCATCTCTCccgttattaatattttaaagaaaatgggAGTTTATTTGCTCAGAATGCTTTGCCTTTACAAGAACAAGTCATGAATGAGAAGTGGTTATTTTCAAgtagaataaaatataacatgttGGGGTTGGAAGTgcttattttacttttacttgtTATTTATACTTAATGAGCTTTTTTCCATTGACGCATTTCTCAAgcagtttattttgttttaattgtgaAACTAGTCTGAAACTAGTGCATCACGGGATGTTATTATATTACATTGAAAGAGTTTTGATCTATATTTTGGAAGTAGAGAAAagagatattatatttttaacaatgatAAAAGTAACTTGAGTATTGAGTAAATATGTTTGAAGTTATTTCTTCTTAGTTGTATTtacatattttgtttataaatgttGGTGTATTTAcatgaattataattgtatttgaAATTCACAATAAAATTTAGAGATTTTTGTATTACTTAGgaaatttaatgttttcataCTATTATGATATCTGTAgatattttgtatattaaaagttgtattgtattgtaataaatttggttttatGTAAGATAAACAATTTTGAGATTTTTcacatgtatatataattataattatgggTAATTACGCAACAACCAAATATATCAGCAAATATATAGGATAATTTGTATTATAACAAGTATAGTATCTACACGGATTTGGTAGAAAACacaatgttttaattatttcgTTGATAAAACAGTAAAATGATTGTGaagtgtataaaataaatttgtttagtGAAAATATTGGAAAATAGTTTGGAATAAAAGTGAGTGACTTTAAGATAATTAAAGTGTGTTAAAGTTTGACTCCACCAATTTGTCTCTCACTTGTAACAAATCTAAATATGATGTTGCAATTAACCAAGTAACGGAAATTCTCTTTAAATGTAGCTTTAGGTTCATTCTTAGCACCTAGAGCCTAAAATCACCAAACTTTAGTATGATTACTTGAATGGATCGCATGCATTAAGGTTAGGACTTTATATCTAACTACAACATTAGATCTATTCCTAGCATCTAAAAGCATATAGGAGAATTGGTTAGACCACAACTTAAAACTAGTTTCTAAATCTCTCTAAAGAAATCTCACAAAAGttgtccaaaaaaaaaattctaaaaatagaggagaaattatatttttatatacattgATGGCTGGCTTCAGCAGTGGCTGACATGGCTCTAGTTGTGAGGTTTCCTCCCAAGGTGAGTTTCTTCTATTGCTT includes these proteins:
- the LOC108345320 gene encoding uncharacterized protein LOC108345320 gives rise to the protein MKKRASGILKLIAAVRAMAKSKALALKSRTNAMKARLVIFSLVMNKRYVMSTISDKFQSLGHHHHHSRVKEVQDVVDSVENKCTVVVNDSAHLSEVVSDVVPGETLVVVEDKNDYDYDDGECECYNDDEYDDDDDGNKYPDLTHTMFESEDSDIGGSVIEMVKSSKEEAGQEFKMEDEIDHMADLFIRKFRRQILLQKQDSLNRNNEMQKLLES